In Paraburkholderia youngii, the genomic stretch TTTCCTCATTCAATGCGGCAGGGCCGAACTGCAAATCGATGTCCTCGGGGCAAAGTCCATCAACATCCGTCCGTGCGATTTCAACTGAGATCTCGATGCTTTGTGCCTGCATCGCGTAAGGGTAAAAAACCTTACGTCGCTGCAAGGCTCCTGCCGGGTCTTTTATGGGATGTGCCGGGTCTTTGCTGGTCTTGTAGCTACTATTGCAGTGGTGGCAGGACGGAACTAGATTTCTGAAATTGATCGAATTGAACGGATACAGCGCTTTTGGTAAGTAGTGGTCATAGGCTTCGCGCTTGCTGGCATATTCACCGAGCAAATCATTCACGCCGCAGAATGGACATTTTTTCTTATTATTGGTTGCCACGAATGTCTTGTAATGGTCATCGATGTCGCCGATCTTGTCCTTGATCGCTGCCAAACCAAGCAATGATTTCGAATACAAATCCTTAAAAAACGCTCTCAGTCGTTCAACCAGCTTTTTGTGGGTAACCGGAATGTCGCTATAACGCACGACTTGTGTTGCAGGGTCGTTCGCGCAAACGCTCTCGATATTATTGTTGCCTTGGTACCACCGTTTGAACTGCCCTATGTCCTGCGCTGACAATGAGGAGAAGAGAACATAGATTCCCTTAACATCCTTGTAGAACTCCTTTCCACGTTCAGGAGCCTGCGCTGCAAAACCAAACTCTGACATGATCCCTTGCAATTCTGGCTTACCCTTAAAGAGGTCGGGATGGAACTCAAGCCCGATCGGTGCTTTGCACCACACCTCGTAAAAAACGAAGTCGATGAACTCTTGCATCTTCTCCATTTGATGAGGCACATAGATGTAGGCAAACAGCATTAATCCTGTCCCTTCAACTGGCGATCTCCCGCCTTATCGAGGAGGGCCTTGATCACAAGAACCTTTTCCACAGAGTCGCCGAGCTCGCGATTGATCTCCTCGATCAAAGCAGAAGGGTCTTCGTTCCCCTCCGTGAAGCGGGCACGCAGTTTGTCCAAAATCTCCCGTGCGTAGGCGCCAATGGTGTCACGCTTGCCAAAGGTGTTCATGGTTATCTTGTTGATCGATGCGCCCAGAGTGTTGTAGTCGGGGTGGTGAACGCTTACAGCGCCCGTGGCCCTGTCCTTGCTGAAAACCAGCACCTTTTCTGGTCGGCTGTCACTGACCAAGAAGGGGGTGTGCGTAGTAATCAGCATTTCCTGACCGACGTCACTTCCACCTGGCAAGCACTCTCGCAGCCGGCTGATGAAGTTGGCTCGCCAGTCCGGGTTAAAGTGTGTTTCCGGCTCATCGAGCAGGAAAAGGCTGTTGGTATAACGGAACAGTAAGCAAAGTCCCAAGCTGTGCAACAACTGGTGCTCACCGTCAGAGAGCTCCTTGAGCATCATCGGCTCGGTCACGCCCTGCTTGGTGAAACGCACAAACTTAAAACGCATGATGCGCTGATCCGAGGCCAGTGTTGGTACTGTTTCGCTCACGTAGTGGCTGCTGGAGCGATAAAGGTCAACCTTGAGTGCATCGCTCGCCACATATAGGTTTAGTGTGAGCAGCACCTGAAACGATTGAAATAACTCTAACGCATCTTTAAAGTTGGCCTTAAAGGCCTCTTGAGTCGCCGTGTTGACCCAATAGTCCAAAACAAGTGTGTCTGCATCGTCGTCACGGTAACTCAGTGTGGCGCAGCGTTTGAGCCGAGTCACGATTGGGTCGAAGTTGGCAAAGTTCACATATGAGGAGCGCTCAGACTGCGTCGTGTGATCCGTGGATTCCAGCCAATGCATTAAATTGACGCGTGCCAAACCTGATTGCTCGTCCAAGCGCACCGCGGGATTGTTCTCTTCGAACATGTTCGCAACCTCGTCGGACACCGTAATGCTGCGCCTGATCACGATTCGAAACTCCTTCAGAGCCTCGATGCCGACATCCTCGCGGAACGGCTGTAACGTTTTCTCGTCCTGAAACAGCAGGTTGCATAGCAAAATGGCCTGACTGAAACCGCTGTCGAGATAGGACAATCGGGTTTCCGGGCGACCTGGGTACTGTAGTTGAGCTTCTAGGCTGTTCCAGTACTCGTCGAACTGGACAAAGCGTAGTTTGAAAAACGGAAGGCTGAGGATCTCGTTCTCGCCCGACGAGTAGCCCAGCACTTGTTGAGGCAAGAGAAAGTCGCGCTCTCGCTCCCCCACAGGATCATCCGCCGATAAACCCTCACTCAAACCAGGGAAGTCAGCCGAATTTGTCCACATCACTTGCGGCGATTCGCCGAGGGCTTTGCGCACAAGCACCCGAGCCTCGCGCTGCGGCGCATCGAGAGGTAGTACTTCAGCCGATAATTTGATCAAGTATTCCAGTTCGAAGGCATGTGGGGTCCCCAAATCTTCCTGCGTCGCCAGCGCCTCTGGCAGAAAACTACGTCGAACACGCTGTACTTCCAACTGGTAAAAGATCGCTGCTAGCGCCTCGAGCACGTTTGACTTGCCGCTGCCTGTAGAGCGTCAAGCATGAAGTCCGGCCGAACGACAATTATCTTGTCCGGTCAGCGGGGGTAATCGTCGCTGTTCAAGAGGTCATAGTTGTCGCTCCTTGTGGCTCGGGATCCGGTAATTGACGCCGCCGTGCTGCCTTGTTGTCGGTGGCGTTCCGACGCCGGTAGCTTTCGACGTTCAGTTCGAAGATCGTCGAGTGATGAACCAGGCGATCGATGGCGGCCACGGTCATGGCCGGGTCGGGGAAGACGTCATTCCAGCCGGAGAACGGCTGGTTGGCTGTGATCAGAAGGCTGCGCCGCTCATATCTTTCAGCGATCAGCTCGAACAGCACGCTGGTTTCGGCCTGATCCTTACGGACGTATGAGAGGTCGTCGAGGATGATCAGATCGAAATGATCGAACTTCGCGAGCATCGACGGCAACTGCAGGCTCTGGCGTGCAACCTGTAGCTTCTGCACGAATTCGCTGGTGCGCGTGAACAGCACCCGGTAACCGGCGTCGATCAGAGCGTGGCCGATGGCGGAACCGAGATGTGTCTTGCCGCCGCCGGGCGGCCCGAATAACAGGATCGTGGCCCCTTTCTCCAGCCACGAATCGCCGCTGGCCAGCGCCATGACGTGCGCCTTCGAGACCATCGGCACCATGCTGAAGTTGAAGGTATCGAGCGTCTTGGTCGGATCCAGATGCGATTCGATGCGGTGCCGCTCAATGCGCCGTTTCACGCGCTCGGCGAGTTCGTGTTCGAGCAGTGCACCAAGTAGCCGCGTGGCCTGCCAGCCTTCCTTGTCGGAACGCTGGGCAAATTCAGGCCACAGCCGGCCGATGGTCGGCAGCCGCAGCTCATTGAGCATCAACCCCAGACGGGCGGCATCGTAAGTAGCAGCGGTGTTCATACCGGCACCTCGTCATCGAGCAGCGTGTCGTAGAGTGCCGCCGATGGCGTCTCAACCACCACTTCGGGACACTGGGGCTGACGCGGTGCAAATTCGTGACGCAACTGCTCCAGCTCGGGTAACTTGCCGGCAGCGAGCAGCGCATCGAGCCGTTCGGCCAGGATTGCCTCGACGCCGTGATGCGCGGCCAGTTCGAGTAGCCCGACCATGAGCTTGCAGGCTTCGCGTTGTGCCAGTCTTGCCTCAAGCTGCTCCCAGGTGCGGCGATACGCTTCGCGCGGAAACAGGTCGTCGCGAAACGCCAGGCCCCTGAAGGCCTGCGGCTTACGTTTGAGTGCATCGATGAAGTGTCGGTAATCGAGGGCGCGGCCGCGGCCGTAGGGCACACGCGAGCCTCGCTGGGTGCTGTGCACCAGTGCGCCGGACAGATAGCAGTCGAGTCGGTCGTTATAGAGCCGTACCCGCAGGCGGTGGCCGATCAGGCGCGATGGTGCGCTGTAGAGGATTCCGCGCACGGTAAAAGGTGCCACAGCGGGTAACGCGCGCTTCTTCCTCGACGAAGTCGGTCGTGCGACGCTCGGGCAGATCGTGCAGATGCTCGCGCTCAACGTTGAATCCAGCAGCATTGCGCCGGTTGCGGCGCATGACGACTTCGCGAACGAACCCGTCATAGGCAGCACGCTCGGCAAAGTCGCGATGACCGCGCAGCATCAACGCCTGATCGATTGCCTCCTTCAGGTGACGATGCGATGACTCCACGCTGCCGTTCTCGTGGCCCTGCCCGCGGTTGTTGCGCGTGCCGACCATGCCGTAATGCTCGAGCAGCGCGGTATAGCGGACCGTGAAGTCGTCCTGTTCCTGCAGATTCCTGAACGCCGCCGACAGACTGTCGGTGCGGTGTTCCCGTGGGCATCCGCCGGCCTGCCACAACGCATTCTGCAAGCCTTGGGAGAGCGCTTCAAAGCTCTCGCCCCCATCGACGACACAGGCGTATTCCCAGTGCGAGAACGCGAGCACAAAGTGGTACAGCCGGTGGGCGAACGGCACGCCGGTGATCGTGATGCCGAGGCCGCCCATATCGGTGAAGTCCGAAAGCCCCTGTGCGCCAGGCAGATGCTCCTGGGGAAAGAAGACTTCCTTGCCTGGTCCCTCAAGGGCACGCCACTGGCTAACGCGTCGCTCCAGCGTACGCCGCATGCTGTCAGGAAACTCGCCCGGATGCGTCTCCTGCAGTTTGCCCAGCAGCGTGATAGCCCTCAGCCCGGGGGCGCTGCGCAGCAGAGGCAGCACTTCACTCTCCCAGACCTCGGCAAATGGATCGGGGCGAGTGCGCCAATCGCGATGCGGCTTCTGCGACGGTAACCGGCCATCGCGTTCGATTCGCCGTGCCGTGCGCGAACTCATGCCCGATTTGGCAGCAGCGACTTCCTGAGTGTGATGTTTGCGCTTGCTCATATAGAGGCGGACCTGCTGGTCCGTGATTCGGGTTCCGGACATGGCTGTTCGCTTCTTCTTGAACGCGATCAGCCATCCTATGACCCCATCATCCCGGCGCCGCCGGTGGTGCGTCGTCTCCGGCGGCTACGCCGCCTCCGACTCCGCACCACCGGCCAACACAATCGTCAATCGACCGGACAAGATAATTGTCGGCGCCCAGCTGCCGTTTGGGCCAGCGCAGACAAAAGGCGTAAAGCCTTCGTCGGGTCGGGCAGCCTCCTCCTGCAAGCTCCATTCGGTGCGAAAGTAGTGCTCAAATCCGGCCGGTAGGCTTCGAAAACCTTTCGGATCATTGATTTTCAGGCGCAGGAGTTTCAAGTCCTCGCTCCGTACTTTAGCTCAACGAGATTGCCAAAAATTGGCCCTCCCTTTTCAACTTGCTCCGTAATGTTGCGGACTTGCAGGAGACGCCCGTCAGCAAGTGCGGCAAACACCCACGCCTTAATGTGCTCGTACTCCTTACTCCCCAGTGCAAAGTCATCATCAGAATGCAGTTCGCTCAGGCGAAATTGGGCAGCTGACATAAAACTCTGCGCTGAGAAGGTCGCGCTACCAAGTTGGCTACGATAGGCCTCCAGCCAGAACTCGAGCAGGTCTTTTATGCGCTCGCGGTTTTCCATTGCTTCATGCACCAAATTGGTTTCGGGCAGGAAGATCGACTGCGGCGTCGTTGCAATCGGCTCGACATCGTTGTACATAGCTGGCGGTAACTCCTGTTGCGCAGTATCGGACAATGGTACACGTGACAAGTCCAATTCACCCTTAAACGCCCGCTGACTTAAGACACCATACAGAGATCCCAGATCAGCAAGGCTTTGCCGATATTCCAATTTCAATCCTTCAATCCTATTGACGATCTCGGAGAAATCGCTCTGAAGTTTGATTGGTGGAAGCGGAATTGGCAGTGCCGCCAAAATTTTTTGATTTATGTTTTGAATGTTGGCGCCTTGGCCACCCTGAAACAATGCTCTCCGAATAGAAGGTGTTCTGAACATGTGGACTATATAGGTCGCGTTCAGCATCTGCGTCTCGATGCGAAACCTGATACAAAAGCCGCTGTACGTGACGCTCTCACTCCCCGGGTAGATAACCAGGCACCTTCCAACCAACTCCCTGTTTCCGTTGGAGCGAACAAAAACAAGGTCACCGTCTTTCAGAAAGTAATCAGGAGTTGGGAGCGTGTTGAGATCAAGATAGGACAGAGTGCCCATCTCATCAATTTTTGCATGCCCCTTGAAATCCCCAACACCCAGATAGCGCACCTTGACGCCTGCTTCTGCCTTGCCAAAATTGAGCCCGTTCTTGAACGATCCGTAACTATCAAGGGATCCGGTCTTCCATCCCTTCTCATTCCGCATTGGGTCGCCAAACATATCCAGAAACACGCTGTTGAGCAGTGCGTCTAGCTGTTGCAGGTGTTGGTTGCGCAGGACGATCATCCGCTCAACCTTGCCGAGCAAATAGGCAATGCGAATTTGGTCATCGACCGGAGGAACGGGAATCTCGAGTTTGAGGAAATCCGCCTTGGTAAGACTGCGCCTACGAGCTACCGCGCCCTGCATCCGCGACGCATACAGCCGCCTCGCTTGAGTGGAGCGCAAGTAACGCTCCAGATACGGAATGTGGCAGTCGGCCTCGGCCTTGAGTCGCCAGACGTCATATGCGGGACTAACGATCCCAGCTGGATACTTCGTCTGAAATCCAAGAACACCCTCATCAATCGGAAAGCCGACGACCAACTCGTTCCTGTGGGCAATTCGGTAGTTAGATGTATCTTGGCTAGCCACACGCTTCTTGAACTTTTCCGTTTGGTCGACAAGTCCGTGTCTCATTGTGATCGACAAAACAGGAAACTCCCGATCTCCAGCGCGATCATGGCCAGATTGTTCCAGTATTGCGCCGAGCGGCTTCATGTCCCAGCTCATCCCACTATCCCCTTCAAAACCAGCAATTCGCGGACGATGCCGCTCTGGATCCTCTGTAGGGACCCTTCGCCCATATCGCCTATCTCGGCCGTAATCAACCGGTCGAGAATCACGCCAGGTGGGTCGTAGTGCACATCCTCAAGGACGTCCTCGCGATAGCGCGAGAGTGAAAGGTCGTACCCCTCCTCCTCAACGTCTGCGCGCGATACCATAAAGCATTGAGCGGTGCGATCAGTGTCAATCTGAGCATTGCGAGCGTGATATTTGGCAACAATATCCTGTAGATCGCCGTAGCCCTTCTGCTTGGTGCGCTTGTCATCGAGGCTATAGCCGTCCGCCGCCATCTCATAGAACCAGACATGCTCCGTGGCGGGCTTCGTTACCTTATCTTTTGGCCCCCAGACCTTCGTAAAAATCAGAATAGCGGTTGCGACACCGGCGTAGGGCTTGAACACGCCGCTTGGCAGAGTGATCACGGCCTTGAGATCGCATCGTTCGATGAGCTTTTGACGTAGCTCTTTGAATGCTTTGCCTGAGCCGAACAGCACGCCCTGCGGTACGATGACGCCGGCGGTGCCACCCTTCTTCAGCAGACGATAAATGTTTTCGACGAACAATAACTCGGTCTTGGTCGTGTCCAAGCTTAGGTTCTCGTTGATGTCTCCTTTGTCAATGCTGCCGGTGAATGGAGGGTTGGCCATCACGATGTCATATTCGGCTTCCTCGGTATAACGCTTGCTAAGAGTGTCCTGATAGTCGATACGCGGCTCATCGATTCCGTGCATCATCAGGTTCATCAGGCCTAGCAGGCTGTTGAATTTGGATCCCGTGTAAACGGGGTTTGAAGGACGGGCGTTATGGATATCGTGTTCATGATCTTTGGCAGCGGATGCGATGCGCGGAATGGACGAGATGCAGGAACCCCTGTTCACGACGGTCAAGCTCGAGGACTTCGTCCCGGCAGATCACCCGTTGCGACCGATCCGGTTGCTGGTGAATGATGCGTTGAAACGGCTCAACGGGCTGTTCAGCGTCATCTACGCGGACACCGGTCGTGCCTCGATTGCGCCTGAGAAGCTGATGCGGGCGCTGCTGTTGCAGGTGTTCTACTCCGTACGCAGCGAGCGCATGCTGATGGAGCAGATGCGCTACAACCTGCTGTTCCGCTGGTTTGTCGGGCTGGCGATTGAGGACGCCGTGTGGGACCACTCGGTGTTCTCGAAGAACCGCGACCGGCTTCTGGAGCATGAAGTCGTGGAAGCGTTCTTCACCGAAGTCATGAGCCTGGCGGACAAGCGGGGCTTGCTGTCGAGAGAGCATTTCTCGGTGGACGGCACGCTGATTCAGGCGTGGGCCAGTCACAAAAGCTTCCGCCGCAAGGACGGCCCGGACGATGGTCCGCCAGCCGGCGGTGGCCGCAACGCCGACACCGACTGGAAAGGCGAGCGACGTAGCAATGCCACGCACGAGTCGACTACTGATCCGGAGGCGCGATTGTTCAAGAAGAGCCACAAGAGCCCGGCCATCCTGTGCTACCACGGGCACATCCTGATGGAGAATCGCTCGGGGCTGGTGGTCGGCGCCGTGGTTAGTCACGCAGATGGTTTTGCCGAGCGGGCCAGCGCATTGCAATTGCTCGATTGCGTGCCAGGTACTCATGCGAAGACAGTTGGCGCCGACAAGGCGTATGACACCCGTGACTTCGTGAACGATTGCCGCGCTCGCAACGTGACACCGCATGTCGCGCGCAACGATGAGCGTTGGGGCGGCAGCGCCATCGACGGTCGCACTTCGCGGCATGCGGGCTACCGGACTAGCCAGATCATCCGCAAACGAATCGAAGAGCATTTCGGCTGGGGCAAAACCATCGGGCGGATCCGGCAGACGGTCTATCGCGGCCTCAAGCGCGTCGACCAGCACTTCAAGCTGACGATGGTTGCGAGCAATCTGACCCGCATGGCCCGAATGCCAGGGATGGTGCCGCGAGGAGCGACGCGATGAGCCGCCAATGCGCGAAGACTGCGCGCCAGACGAGCCGCATGCGTGCGCCTGCCCCGCGCAGATCGCGCGGTGAACCGTTAATTCAGCGCAATATCGCACGCGCAAGTCTCCTGAACATAGCTTCGGTCGTCATGACGGGGCGCTTTTCAACAGCCTGCTAGGCGCACCATCGTGCTGTCAATGTCGTACCCCGACAGGGAGGTGGCCAGAATAGCTTGTGCCTTGACGGTCAGGCCGGCGGCCACCGAAGTCCGAACAAAGCCATCTTCATCTGAGGTGAGGTTCTGCGTGCCTGCCTTGATAGCAAGCTGCGTGACGATGTATTGGTAGGCTCCGAGCAAGAAACCACCGGTACCA encodes the following:
- a CDS encoding HsdM family class I SAM-dependent methyltransferase translates to MNRGSCISSIPRIASAAKDHEHDIHNARPSNPVYTGSKFNSLLGLMNLMMHGIDEPRIDYQDTLSKRYTEEAEYDIVMANPPFTGSIDKGDINENLSLDTTKTELLFVENIYRLLKKGGTAGVIVPQGVLFGSGKAFKELRQKLIERCDLKAVITLPSGVFKPYAGVATAILIFTKVWGPKDKVTKPATEHVWFYEMAADGYSLDDKRTKQKGYGDLQDIVAKYHARNAQIDTDRTAQCFMVSRADVEEEGYDLSLSRYREDVLEDVHYDPPGVILDRLITAEIGDMGEGSLQRIQSGIVRELLVLKGIVG
- the istB gene encoding IS21-like element helper ATPase IstB; this translates as MNTAATYDAARLGLMLNELRLPTIGRLWPEFAQRSDKEGWQATRLLGALLEHELAERVKRRIERHRIESHLDPTKTLDTFNFSMVPMVSKAHVMALASGDSWLEKGATILLFGPPGGGKTHLGSAIGHALIDAGYRVLFTRTSEFVQKLQVARQSLQLPSMLAKFDHFDLIILDDLSYVRKDQAETSVLFELIAERYERRSLLITANQPFSGWNDVFPDPAMTVAAIDRLVHHSTIFELNVESYRRRNATDNKAARRRQLPDPEPQGATTMTS
- a CDS encoding restriction endonuclease subunit S; this encodes MSWDMKPLGAILEQSGHDRAGDREFPVLSITMRHGLVDQTEKFKKRVASQDTSNYRIAHRNELVVGFPIDEGVLGFQTKYPAGIVSPAYDVWRLKAEADCHIPYLERYLRSTQARRLYASRMQGAVARRRSLTKADFLKLEIPVPPVDDQIRIAYLLGKVERMIVLRNQHLQQLDALLNSVFLDMFGDPMRNEKGWKTGSLDSYGSFKNGLNFGKAEAGVKVRYLGVGDFKGHAKIDEMGTLSYLDLNTLPTPDYFLKDGDLVFVRSNGNRELVGRCLVIYPGSESVTYSGFCIRFRIETQMLNATYIVHMFRTPSIRRALFQGGQGANIQNINQKILAALPIPLPPIKLQSDFSEIVNRIEGLKLEYRQSLADLGSLYGVLSQRAFKGELDLSRVPLSDTAQQELPPAMYNDVEPIATTPQSIFLPETNLVHEAMENRERIKDLLEFWLEAYRSQLGSATFSAQSFMSAAQFRLSELHSDDDFALGSKEYEHIKAWVFAALADGRLLQVRNITEQVEKGGPIFGNLVELKYGART
- a CDS encoding IS5 family transposase — translated: MRGMDEMQEPLFTTVKLEDFVPADHPLRPIRLLVNDALKRLNGLFSVIYADTGRASIAPEKLMRALLLQVFYSVRSERMLMEQMRYNLLFRWFVGLAIEDAVWDHSVFSKNRDRLLEHEVVEAFFTEVMSLADKRGLLSREHFSVDGTLIQAWASHKSFRRKDGPDDGPPAGGGRNADTDWKGERRSNATHESTTDPEARLFKKSHKSPAILCYHGHILMENRSGLVVGAVVSHADGFAERASALQLLDCVPGTHAKTVGADKAYDTRDFVNDCRARNVTPHVARNDERWGGSAIDGRTSRHAGYRTSQIIRKRIEEHFGWGKTIGRIRQTVYRGLKRVDQHFKLTMVASNLTRMARMPGMVPRGATR
- a CDS encoding HNH endonuclease, with protein sequence MLFAYIYVPHQMEKMQEFIDFVFYEVWCKAPIGLEFHPDLFKGKPELQGIMSEFGFAAQAPERGKEFYKDVKGIYVLFSSLSAQDIGQFKRWYQGNNNIESVCANDPATQVVRYSDIPVTHKKLVERLRAFFKDLYSKSLLGLAAIKDKIGDIDDHYKTFVATNNKKKCPFCGVNDLLGEYASKREAYDHYLPKALYPFNSINFRNLVPSCHHCNSSYKTSKDPAHPIKDPAGALQRRKVFYPYAMQAQSIEISVEIARTDVDGLCPEDIDLQFGPAALNEEILTWRDVYGIDERYKDKLCGPDAKDWIEQFRILNRRSKITADEYLEDIDTLDKFANSNFLKSAFVRACKNKGLLQTLEKYKN